The genomic window TAGAAATTGAAATCCAGTCATCGCCTCCATCAGTGATCACTATTGTTTATGTATCACACGATTCTATCTTAACTAATGACAAAtatgttgaaattattaatttaaagtttttataaagtacactataataatacctaagaACTTTAGAACACTTATATCTGTCGGTTCATCTATAAGTATGCTGTAAAAACTATCACTAATGGTTTCTTTCAAACATCGTGCGAAATAAGGTCCaataacatttgaaataattgcAGTACATTTAAATCTATGTAATCGCGTGTACAATGCAGCGTcagactttttaaaatattttttgcataaCTCACCAAGATGGTCACATGATAAAATTGAACAGTGAGCagcaataaataaacttatcgTTCACTTCACAGCAGccgttttgaataaatttatttttcgatatGAAGAAATTGACCTCGACGTTGAAAAAGCATTTGAAGCttcaatatgatttttttgttttaatgtgtAGCCGTAGATCATATTTTCTAGCTTTTATATCATACTTGTAGAACTTACAACGTGTTTTTGTTATATCATCCAACTTTACAATTCAATCCTTAAAAAGTTTCTCATTCAACCATTCATCTCAACATTTTTGAAGATATTATGGTGCCATTTTGATACTTAAacaatgcaatattttatttcactaaattaatttaatatgaaaaatgctTATTTATACCGTGAATAACACACTGTTAACAAAAAGGCACCTTCTCTGTAAATTAATACAGTAGGTATTTGATTAGAAAACTCGATGCagtgtttatagtttaaataacaaacagTCTTAACATGTTATaagtattgtgtaatattttcgATGTTggtatcaaatatcaatacgattaattgtttatttaatcaggtaaatcatttaattaaaatgtatattaatactaattggAATGTTAATTGTACATcatgtatttatatgcatcactggaatttttttaccatatggattttttatgttttggacTTTTTTACCTCGGACTTTTTATGTTTCTGACTTATTTattcactttttttatttcagactttttaatattctaccaAATAATTTGTAGGTATACGATGTAGACCgtggttgaaaattaaaacacgaCAGGTTTTATACCGCGGTTGAGCGGATGGTTgccgtttatattatatatacctacggtAATTGTGTTCtggtataaatgtttaaccacgatattttttgttgctcagttttggaaaattttttttcgtatgtaCTCCATCGTGTAGTCGCCGTGTCGTCCGATTCTCAATAAAACTGTTTTCGCGTTATTGCCGAGTGTGTTTACAGTGGTGCGTGCGATGAAATTCTTACCAAACgaattgcaatataatatactcataagtcataacccACGTCGTGTTTACGAGCCTCATCAATTCATCCGGTTCCAAGAAAAACATCGACTGTTTTTCGATGATTACTTGTCTAGTGCGATGCTGCCAAGGTAAGATTAGTcacatagtacctattatgaaaatactatatatatatatacaccgtCTACACTTCGgttcaatgaaaaaataaactgtaggtttatattatattatacggctGTTGTTCagaatatttattgtagttatttacatttttatgatagacttataaagatatattaaaatactggcATAGTTATTACTTGCCCAATCGCCTATTGcgtatcataattcataataaaatatacctataaaaattcattatcataatgtaactgaattaataattatttttcacaaattatCGTTGCGAAATTGCTTcgtaaaacacaatttaaacaataggtattcaaataaattaagatatttgaataattatgatttatgataatataacatggaaagtaaaaaataccaattattaactattatttaggttatatataaaataaacatttcagaATACTTATTGTGTCTTAATATATAATCCGGAACGATCGGTCTTTGTcactggtatttttttttaagaattaacaatctctaaaattaaaaacaagtaaatttggtgattataataagaaaaaaaatggatgATGTGATAttgatacataattaataatttattatatactatatacaatatttattaaggtgtaggtaaatattacaaaataaatcaatacaatagtaatgtaatatattgcataaacataaattagctaccaaattaaataattatataaaataaatataatatatttaatattatgatgctgGTGTAACATATTGGTcgtattcttttaaaattgttaattttttatgatatataatataaaagtacatatatatatatatgtatttccaGAATTTAAACtgttgatacattttatttatttttaaagagtgAAGTAgtgtctataatatagtacaaaatataagtactaaactactaaagttaatattatttgttactgTATTTTGTGATTATTGTAGGGTACATAGGTTATAGGAAATtaatgtgatataataatatggatataatattatggcttTACTCGATTGTGAAAGTgtactaataaattgttataacattAGGTACATATCATTTTCGATGATTTTATTtctgaatatatatttaatatgtaatgtatatatatacatacgtaaATCTGCGAGGGGACGGTTCGATTGTGGTTAAACTAGATAATATGATGAGCGtattgttttcttttcttGTATAGTTTGGTagtgtgtatttaaaaattttttactcgTCAATTTATGTTTCTGCTATTACTGCAGCGTCACCATCGAGCGATTTCTCCACCCACACCTCTAGACATCTCTCATATCTCATTTACTCATTGTacgtattgtatttatttctgtaaagattgtaaattattatattctaaataaaaataaaaagtttttgccATGCACAGTTGTGAGAGGAGAAAGATGGTATATTTTTCGTGTTCTATATTAATGACGTATCTATTACGtgcaaaaacaatacattataataaaaatcatggagttttaaaaataatattttgaataacataGATTTACGTAGTCATactgatgaaaaattaattctcatttccataaaacaaaagtgatttatttaatggttCACTAAGATTATATGGACCAATCATAAGCTACTATCATGTTTAAGGGACCATAACTTCAACATTTTTCGcggttatattatgtattacgtcaatgaaaaaaatatacaaaattaaggaaaatttgtatattgttcAGAGCTTTGGAACCGATTTGTAGAAATATGACATTATATGtatcattgtattaaaaatttaaaaatgatgaattaCCATTTAATTTTGACGTACTACGATTATTGTGGATTAGAAAGTTCGATTACCGAATCGAATCGAATTAACTTAACTGATTTcggaattaaaaaatgtatgtaaacggttttgtgtattaatatttttggagggaattgaaaataaaattatgatataatacctactatacatatcacgtaatataaaatgttcacattaaaatttaagcgcGTTATAAATCGAGTTccttaaattagttaaatttaaaacgcataatataatgacataaaCCTGAACACTACCTACAATGCACATTCAGTTAAGCTATGGGTTCACAGCTACGTCTTTTGTCGTGTGACTTTCATCGTATATCCTGTTTACTCGTGGTAATCACGGTACATCATTCACTGACCACGATCAACCAATAAATAGTCGTGTTGAGCTCAATTTTTGGGCGCGACACGATCGACGACGTACGATGCTGTAAACCCAACAACTCTAATGCGGATTAACGAACAACCACTGGCCGTGACATAAACGCGGTAATTGCAACGCCTAGACTCTGGAGAAATGTCGTGAAacccgtataataataaaattaaaagtcacCGTTGTGACTTATAAATCAAAAGCTCGTCATGTGTATGGACTATCGAGTATACCCGGCTctacgcatatatatataataaccacgaaatagtttaaaatctataaaatattattataatatacgctctatatatgtatatatatatataacgacaCGTCATCGTAGTTCTGTGGTGGCATCGTGACGTTGGCTGCAGCGAACGGCGAAATCGTTGTCGGTCCCAAAACCAGTGACCGTCTCTACGGTCTTCGTGACGATGTTTTTGCAAGCGGTGACTGTGGTGACGGTGCGGGCACTGCTCGCGGTGTCGCAACACCGACGAGACGACCGCCGCGAACGTTTCCGACGGACAAAGGCGAAGCGTTGGACGCTTCGCATCACTGACATCAGAAATCGCAGATAACGTCTGACGAGCGGCGGCAGAGCGACACGGCCGTTTGTCGACGGTGGCCGCGGCGgaacgtcgtcgtcgtcgtcgtcgtcgtcgtcgtcgctcGTCGGCGGAACTTCACTGCCGTTtgtcgacgacgacggcgcGAGCTGATTTCTCGGCGGGACGGATCGGCCGCCCAAGCCGTTCGCTTCGGCCGATCTGCAGCGGCATCGCAGTCCCAGCACGCGGAACAGTCTGCTCGACAGAGTTCTGAGCCCCGGCGACCGCAGGATGCACACGCTCACCAGGCACGCGATCATCGTCGGCAAAATCCGGAGCACGGTCAGAGCGATCACGGCGGCGCTCAGGCCGTGAAACAACACGGACCAGTCGGCCTGTCGCGACCGCTTTGCGCTGTAGCCGCCGCCGCCCGGTTTCGCTGATGTACGACTTTCGTCGTCGGATCGTTCGAACGCGTTCATTTCGCGGGTCGTCGAGAGCACAATGACACGCGTGGTGACGGTTGACGACGAGTGCGTCGTCGAAGGTGACACGAAGTCCGCTCGGCTTCGTTTTCGATTAAGGTGCGCTCACGATTTCGTTCGTGaccatgaatattatattgttatatttcaaaacaaaacgCCGCcgcttattaatattgttctaCACAGTTAcaactgtaatattatgctgCAGTATTTGTCAACACGCGTTGATGTATTCCGCAGGGTGTTTCCAATGATAATCGATCACGAGGGCGACGAAAGCACTGCAGCgattgacataatataatattatgatatatatattgtaataataataagggaAATAGTGAACACACCGCAGAAgcgtttacatttttgttatcgACGGATACAGGCCTTATTCTAGCCGGCAGTAGAATTCAAATTAGGAAGTAGGAAAAATCTAAAGGGCAGTTGACTTTATGAATATGAGCatcttacaaaaatataattttacttatagaaTGATTGAATTACTActgaatatttgaaatttgtataatatataagcccAACCttcaataagaaataattatataagttaacaatCTTTGGTACTTCGATGATTGATTAATCA from Aphis gossypii isolate Hap1 chromosome 1, ASM2018417v2, whole genome shotgun sequence includes these protein-coding regions:
- the LOC114125331 gene encoding uncharacterized protein LOC114125331 — translated: MNAFERSDDESRTSAKPGGGGYSAKRSRQADWSVLFHGLSAAVIALTVLRILPTMIACLVSVCILRSPGLRTLSSRLFRVLGLRCRCRSAEANGLGGRSVPPRNQLAPSSSTNGSEVPPTSDDDDDDDDDDVPPRPPSTNGRVALPPLVRRYLRFLMSVMRSVQRFAFVRRKRSRRSSRRCCDTASSARTVTTVTACKNIVTKTVETVTGFGTDNDFAVRCSQRHDATTELR